The following coding sequences are from one Nonlabens arenilitoris window:
- a CDS encoding NADH:ubiquinone reductase (Na(+)-transporting) subunit D — translation MGLLSKKDSKLISDPLLDNNPITIQVLGICSALAITAELKASIVMSISVLFVLGVGNVVISLMRNIIPSKIRIIVQLVVVAALVIIVDQVLKAYAYELSKTLSVFVGLIITNCIIMGRFEAFALGNGPWRSFLDGIGNAAGYGFILILVGFFRELLGSGTLLGFPVLGDPIEKTGLYAIGYENNGFMLLSPMALIVVGLIIWVQRSRNKALIED, via the coding sequence ATGGGACTTTTATCAAAAAAAGATAGTAAGCTAATATCAGATCCATTATTAGACAATAACCCAATTACCATTCAGGTATTAGGGATCTGTTCTGCTCTTGCAATTACTGCAGAGTTGAAAGCATCGATTGTAATGTCTATTTCTGTACTTTTTGTACTAGGTGTAGGTAACGTGGTTATCTCTTTAATGAGAAATATTATTCCTTCTAAAATTAGAATTATAGTACAGCTAGTAGTAGTAGCTGCATTAGTAATTATTGTTGATCAAGTATTAAAAGCTTATGCATATGAATTAAGTAAAACCTTATCTGTATTTGTTGGATTAATAATCACAAACTGTATTATCATGGGTCGATTTGAGGCTTTTGCATTAGGTAATGGACCATGGAGATCTTTCCTTGATGGAATAGGAAACGCAGCTGGTTATGGTTTTATCTTAATCTTAGTAGGTTTCTTTAGAGAACTTTTAGGTTCGGGTACCTTATTAGGTTTCCCAGTGTTAGGAGACCCTATAGAAAAGACTGGATTGTATGCGATAGGATATGAGAATAATGGATTCATGCTTTTATCTCCTATGGCGTTAATTGTTGTTGGTCTTATTATATGGGTACAACGTAGTAGAAATAAAGCTTTAATAGAGGACTAG
- a CDS encoding Na(+)-translocating NADH-quinone reductase subunit C: MENRTDKNSYTLLFAVGMVIVVGGILAFLASSLSPAIAQNEKIEKQQNILYALGINNNEGSSAVFVDASEAPEEFKKNVTEQLVLTFKDGSIVKTQTRQEYMDETNQEPYLIDVKKQQNLQKTEGTRLLPLFVGKNPEGKTLYVAPIRGKGLWDAIWGYVAVDEDMVVQGAYFDHKGETPGLGANIKQTYFMDDFTGEHLLNESGVFKGITVAKGNADPKNNDKNDYEVDAIAGATITGDGVTAMIKKDLGLYVPYFKTLKK, encoded by the coding sequence ATGGAAAATAGAACTGATAAAAATTCATATACCTTACTCTTTGCCGTAGGAATGGTAATCGTGGTAGGTGGAATATTAGCCTTTTTAGCATCTAGCTTAAGTCCTGCTATTGCTCAAAACGAGAAAATAGAAAAGCAACAAAACATACTTTATGCTTTAGGAATTAATAATAACGAAGGTAGTTCTGCTGTCTTTGTTGATGCTAGTGAAGCGCCTGAGGAATTTAAAAAGAATGTTACTGAGCAATTAGTACTTACTTTCAAAGATGGAAGTATTGTTAAAACTCAAACTCGTCAAGAATATATGGATGAGACTAACCAAGAACCATATTTAATTGATGTTAAGAAACAACAGAATCTTCAAAAGACTGAAGGTACACGTTTGTTGCCACTATTTGTAGGTAAAAATCCAGAAGGTAAAACATTATATGTAGCACCTATTAGAGGTAAAGGTTTATGGGATGCGATTTGGGGTTATGTAGCTGTAGATGAAGATATGGTGGTACAAGGTGCTTATTTTGATCATAAAGGAGAAACTCCAGGCCTAGGTGCTAACATTAAGCAAACCTATTTCATGGATGATTTTACAGGAGAGCACTTACTTAATGAGTCTGGTGTTTTTAAAGGAATTACCGTGGCAAAAGGTAACGCAGACCCTAAGAACAATGATAAAAACGATTATGAGGTAGATGCCATTGCAGGAGCCACCATTACAGGTGATGGTGTGACAGCAATGATTAAAAAAGACCTAGGTCTTTATGTGCCTTATTTTAAAACTTTAAAGAAATAG
- a CDS encoding NADH:ubiquinone reductase (Na(+)-transporting) subunit B — MSLKSKLHDLKEKYKGKKMAPAFNALHTFLYLPNEVTHNGTHIKAADDLKRTMNTVIMALVPCLIFGMYNAGYQHYLAQGMIESANGFLGASFWTVDNLLIGAWTILPLVAVSYGVGLAVEFLFAVIKGHEVEEGYLVTGMLVPLIVPVDIPLWMLAVAVIFGVVIGKEVFGGTGMNILNPALTIRAFLFFAYPTWMSGDKVWVHGAVERDQMIAAGQSNLDAISGETILGSYAQNSSVAYDYWDMFWGLIPGSVGETSKFLIIIGALFLIFTKIGSWRIMLSTVVGALVMGLIFNGVVDAGIITDSSKFYGLMSVPFWQHLIIGSILFGAVFMATDPVTASQTNKGKWIYGFLIGFISIMIRVFNPAYPEGVFLAILLMNVFAPTIDHYVVQGNVKKRMKRLKVKAA, encoded by the coding sequence ATGAGTTTAAAAAGCAAATTACACGACTTAAAAGAGAAGTATAAAGGAAAGAAAATGGCGCCTGCATTTAATGCACTCCATACTTTTCTATACTTGCCAAATGAAGTGACTCACAATGGAACACACATCAAAGCGGCAGATGATTTAAAGCGTACTATGAATACGGTAATCATGGCCTTAGTGCCATGTTTGATATTCGGTATGTATAATGCTGGTTACCAGCACTACCTTGCTCAAGGAATGATTGAAAGTGCAAATGGGTTCTTAGGAGCGTCGTTTTGGACTGTAGATAATTTGTTAATAGGTGCTTGGACTATTTTACCTCTAGTAGCTGTCTCTTATGGAGTAGGACTTGCGGTTGAATTCTTGTTTGCTGTTATTAAAGGCCATGAGGTTGAAGAAGGATACCTTGTAACTGGTATGCTTGTGCCACTTATAGTTCCTGTTGATATACCATTATGGATGCTTGCAGTAGCGGTGATATTTGGTGTAGTAATAGGTAAAGAGGTTTTTGGTGGTACGGGAATGAATATCTTAAATCCTGCATTAACTATTAGAGCATTCTTATTCTTTGCATATCCTACATGGATGTCTGGAGATAAGGTATGGGTGCATGGCGCAGTAGAACGCGATCAAATGATTGCTGCTGGACAAAGTAACTTGGATGCAATATCTGGAGAAACGATTCTAGGATCTTATGCTCAAAATAGTTCAGTTGCTTACGATTACTGGGATATGTTCTGGGGATTAATACCAGGTTCAGTTGGTGAGACTTCTAAATTCTTAATTATTATCGGTGCGCTATTCTTAATATTTACTAAGATAGGAAGCTGGAGAATTATGTTAAGCACTGTTGTAGGTGCTCTAGTAATGGGATTAATCTTTAACGGTGTTGTTGATGCAGGGATTATAACAGATTCTAGTAAGTTTTATGGGTTAATGAGTGTACCATTCTGGCAACACTTAATTATAGGTTCGATTCTTTTTGGTGCCGTATTTATGGCTACTGATCCTGTAACTGCTTCTCAAACAAATAAAGGAAAATGGATTTACGGTTTCTTAATTGGTTTTATATCGATTATGATACGTGTATTTAATCCGGCATATCCAGAAGGTGTTTTTCTTGCAATATTATTAATGAATGTGTTTGCGCCTACTATTGATCACTATGTCGTTCAAGGTAACGTAAAGAAAAGAATGAAGCGTTTAAAAGTTAAAGCAGCTTAA
- a CDS encoding Na(+)-translocating NADH-quinone reductase subunit A, which yields MSKDIRIKKGLDIKLVGVAQKELDNAAASTFYYVRPEDFHSIIPKLVAREGTHVKAGETLFYNKSIESMKFVSPVSGEIVEVQRGPKRRIDAFKIKADVNQDYVNHGAFNLSGKKAEDVKNHLLASGCWAFVKQRPYDVVANPAITPKAIFISGHASAPLAADLDFTLAGKEKELQAAINALGMLTAGKVHVGVGKGSNSVFAGLSGVELHKVSGPHPSGNVGTLINKIDPINKGETVYTVAAQDLVIIGELLLTGKFNAERVVAFAGSSVEKPRYFNTKIGATLDSFIYKNGVEKGANHRVISGNVLSGKQVGEEGVLDYYSNVVTAIPEGDDYEFFGWNKPVFDKISPSRALTFSWLNPKKKYDLDTNTNGEHRAFVVTGNYEEVFPLDIYPMQILKACMYKDLDEMEALGMYEVAPEDFAVTEFICVSKQPHQKIIREGLDLMLKEIG from the coding sequence ATGTCAAAAGACATTAGAATTAAAAAAGGTCTCGATATTAAGTTAGTAGGAGTTGCTCAAAAAGAGCTTGATAATGCTGCTGCTTCAACTTTTTATTATGTAAGACCTGAAGATTTTCACAGTATCATTCCAAAGCTAGTAGCTAGAGAAGGTACTCACGTAAAAGCCGGTGAGACATTGTTTTATAACAAGTCGATCGAGTCAATGAAATTTGTATCTCCAGTATCAGGTGAGATTGTAGAAGTGCAACGTGGTCCTAAAAGACGTATCGATGCCTTTAAGATCAAAGCAGATGTCAATCAGGATTATGTAAATCATGGTGCATTTAACCTGTCGGGTAAAAAAGCCGAAGATGTTAAGAATCATTTGCTTGCATCTGGTTGTTGGGCATTTGTAAAACAGCGTCCTTATGATGTGGTTGCAAATCCGGCAATTACTCCTAAGGCTATTTTTATCTCTGGACATGCTAGCGCACCGCTTGCTGCAGATTTAGATTTTACTCTTGCTGGAAAAGAAAAAGAATTACAGGCTGCTATCAATGCCTTAGGAATGCTTACTGCAGGTAAGGTTCATGTAGGTGTAGGGAAAGGCTCTAATTCTGTATTTGCTGGATTGAGTGGTGTAGAGCTTCACAAGGTTTCTGGACCTCATCCTAGTGGTAATGTAGGAACACTTATCAATAAAATTGATCCTATTAATAAAGGTGAGACAGTTTATACTGTAGCAGCACAAGATTTAGTAATTATCGGAGAGTTGCTGTTAACAGGTAAGTTCAATGCAGAGCGTGTAGTGGCGTTTGCAGGGTCGTCTGTTGAAAAGCCTCGATACTTCAACACTAAAATAGGTGCTACACTAGATAGTTTTATATACAAAAATGGTGTTGAGAAAGGAGCAAATCACCGTGTGATTTCTGGTAATGTATTATCTGGAAAACAAGTAGGTGAAGAAGGAGTGCTAGATTACTACAGTAATGTAGTGACCGCTATTCCTGAAGGAGATGATTATGAGTTCTTTGGGTGGAACAAGCCAGTTTTTGATAAAATATCGCCTTCTAGAGCATTAACTTTCTCGTGGTTAAATCCTAAGAAGAAATACGACCTAGATACCAATACAAATGGGGAACACAGAGCGTTTGTAGTGACTGGTAATTATGAAGAGGTTTTCCCTTTAGATATTTACCCTATGCAAATCTTAAAGGCTTGTATGTATAAAGACCTTGATGAAATGGAAGCTTTAGGTATGTATGAGGTCGCGCCTGAGGACTTTGCGGTAACAGAATTTATTTGTGTATCTAAACAACCGCACCAAAAGATAATTAGAGAAGGATTAGACTTAATGCTTAAAGAAATAGGATAA
- a CDS encoding DUF5103 domain-containing protein: MKSFFILVFTTLSVVFIAQSQTMEDLVNDPDYIKSVTFNKEPEYMLPVFVIGEPVAIEFDDVIGDEADYYYQFEHYDYNWQPSRLFKNEFLDGIDDMRIFNYRNSFTTLQSYSHYTLSIPNRFTRGFKVSGNYMIHIYNDNRELVFSRKFMIMEEKAQVGVEIKRARDIKYINTQQRVQYTVDSQEINFINPADNLKTVIIQNSDIQTALYDIKPQFNLGNRQEYRYDTETSFWAGNEYLNFENRDFRSPNQNIDYVRKKDLYEAYLFVHKPRYGNEYTFFPDINGNYLVTTLDNEDNAVQAEYVNIHFSLLPTFNLPPDASIYVMGNYNAFQLQPENMMIYNEKRGMYEAKILLKQGFYNYRYTVVYDNGEQDPGFISGNLWQTENIYTVLAYYREPGGRYDRLIGQGAGSSENIRN; encoded by the coding sequence ATGAAGTCGTTTTTTATTTTAGTCTTTACAACATTATCTGTTGTTTTTATCGCTCAATCACAAACTATGGAGGATCTTGTTAATGATCCCGACTATATTAAGTCTGTAACTTTCAACAAGGAACCAGAATACATGCTTCCTGTTTTTGTAATAGGAGAACCAGTGGCTATAGAATTTGATGACGTGATCGGTGATGAGGCAGATTATTACTATCAGTTTGAGCACTATGATTATAACTGGCAACCTAGTCGTTTATTTAAAAATGAGTTTTTAGACGGTATTGATGATATGCGCATCTTTAATTACCGCAACTCTTTTACCACATTACAATCATACTCTCATTACACATTATCCATACCTAATCGATTTACACGTGGCTTTAAAGTGAGTGGTAATTACATGATTCACATCTATAATGATAACAGAGAACTTGTTTTTTCTAGAAAATTCATGATCATGGAAGAAAAAGCTCAAGTAGGTGTAGAAATTAAAAGAGCAAGAGATATTAAATATATTAACACTCAACAAAGAGTACAATATACTGTAGACTCTCAAGAAATTAACTTCATTAATCCAGCTGATAATTTGAAAACAGTTATCATACAAAATTCGGATATTCAGACCGCTCTTTATGACATTAAACCACAATTTAATCTAGGAAACAGACAAGAATACAGGTACGATACAGAAACCTCTTTCTGGGCAGGAAACGAATATTTAAATTTTGAAAATAGAGACTTTAGGTCTCCTAACCAGAATATAGATTATGTGCGCAAGAAAGATTTATATGAAGCATATTTATTTGTGCACAAACCTCGTTACGGCAATGAATATACTTTTTTCCCAGATATTAATGGAAACTATCTAGTGACCACATTAGATAACGAAGACAACGCTGTTCAAGCAGAATATGTAAACATTCACTTCTCGCTTTTACCGACTTTTAATCTACCGCCAGATGCCAGTATTTACGTAATGGGAAATTATAATGCTTTTCAATTGCAGCCAGAAAACATGATGATTTACAATGAGAAACGTGGCATGTATGAAGCAAAGATTTTACTCAAACAAGGATTTTACAACTATCGATACACCGTAGTGTATGATAACGGAGAACAAGATCCAGGATTTATATCTGGAAACTTATGGCAAACAGAAAATATTTACACTGTTCTTGCTTATTATCGTGAACCAGGTGGTCGTTATGATCGATTAATAGGTCAAGGCGCAGGAAGCAGTGAGAATATTAGGAATTAA
- a CDS encoding DUF3667 domain-containing protein → MKPTVRSLAKYRGNQCLNCQTPLDIADKYCHQCGQLNTTKRLALKDFFTEFFANFIAYDSRVWRTITHILIKPGYVTEQYCNGKRTEYANPFRFFLTVSIVFFLLLQLAIQFSDTSHLKSQKSNNSGIFNVSIDSTTQNKAELIELIKNQQDSLGDNQNFYQKLAIDRAIEEIEKDTTTLNIGRTYYTQEKLDNQSYFSKYFSQVTDYTNFYGNHPSKSTSEALNELGHRLDNQNITRYNKAKKFSNLTDQPVEMINIILPKVPLFLFFFAPFMSLFFWLIYARGRWNYMEHMVFNFHLLTFVFLILYLIIAEKSFTGTSIIAALFFGIIGPLYLYKSMRKFYKQGRFKTILKFLFINFVFFVLLLVSSTLFMLGSIFLSI, encoded by the coding sequence ATGAAACCTACCGTACGATCACTAGCAAAATACAGAGGAAATCAATGTCTTAATTGCCAGACACCACTAGACATTGCCGATAAGTACTGCCACCAATGTGGTCAACTCAATACAACCAAGAGATTAGCGTTAAAAGATTTTTTTACCGAGTTTTTTGCAAACTTTATTGCTTATGACTCTAGAGTGTGGCGCACTATAACACACATTCTTATAAAACCAGGATATGTTACAGAGCAATATTGTAATGGTAAACGAACTGAGTATGCAAATCCGTTTCGGTTTTTTCTAACCGTAAGTATTGTTTTCTTCTTACTTCTTCAATTAGCCATTCAATTTTCTGACACCTCACATCTTAAGAGTCAAAAAAGTAATAATTCAGGGATTTTTAATGTTAGTATAGATTCTACGACACAAAACAAAGCAGAGCTGATCGAACTCATTAAAAATCAGCAAGACAGTTTAGGCGACAATCAAAATTTTTATCAAAAATTAGCTATTGACAGAGCTATAGAAGAAATTGAAAAGGACACAACCACTTTAAATATAGGTCGCACCTACTACACTCAAGAAAAACTTGATAATCAGAGCTACTTTTCAAAATACTTCAGTCAAGTGACTGATTATACAAACTTCTATGGCAATCATCCATCAAAGAGCACCAGTGAAGCATTAAATGAATTAGGACATCGACTAGATAATCAAAATATCACCAGATATAACAAAGCAAAAAAATTCAGTAACTTAACGGATCAACCTGTTGAGATGATCAACATTATACTTCCTAAGGTGCCGTTGTTTCTATTTTTCTTTGCTCCTTTTATGAGTCTATTCTTTTGGTTGATTTATGCACGAGGTAGGTGGAACTATATGGAACACATGGTTTTTAATTTTCATCTTTTAACCTTTGTCTTCCTGATACTTTATCTGATCATCGCAGAAAAATCTTTTACAGGTACTAGCATAATCGCAGCACTATTTTTTGGCATTATAGGTCCTTTATATCTTTACAAATCCATGCGCAAGTTTTACAAACAAGGTAGATTTAAGACTATTTTAAAGTTTCTATTTATAAATTTTGTATTTTTCGTATTATTATTGGTAAGCAGTACATTGTTTATGTTAGGAAGTATTTTTCTAAGTATTTAA
- the apaG gene encoding Co2+/Mg2+ efflux protein ApaG codes for MIQQVTRGIKISVQTSFEGTFYKNYKMNFAFGYIITIENQSKNSVQLTSRHWKIKDSLSKTEHVDGEGVIGQKPVIKPGESHTYQSGCLLSSPFGNMSGYYSMVDFATTKKFGVIIPAFKLSAPFALN; via the coding sequence ATGATTCAACAAGTTACAAGAGGAATTAAAATCTCTGTACAAACCAGTTTTGAAGGCACATTTTATAAAAATTATAAGATGAACTTTGCTTTTGGTTATATTATTACCATAGAAAATCAAAGCAAAAACTCTGTTCAACTAACTTCTCGCCATTGGAAAATTAAAGATAGTCTCAGTAAAACTGAGCACGTTGATGGCGAAGGTGTCATAGGTCAAAAACCAGTCATCAAACCTGGTGAGTCGCACACTTATCAAAGCGGCTGCCTACTTTCCTCACCTTTTGGCAATATGAGTGGTTATTATTCCATGGTTGACTTTGCTACAACTAAAAAGTTTGGCGTTATTATTCCTGCTTTTAAACTCAGTGCACCATTTGCACTTAATTAA
- the pruA gene encoding L-glutamate gamma-semialdehyde dehydrogenase: MGKGFFKVPVAVNEPIKTYAPGTVERDQVLAAYKELWNANTEVPLYINGKEVRTGDTAAIRPPHDHQHVVGNYHRGGKKEVQEAIATAIEARKTWSQLPWEQRAGIFLKAAELIAGPYRARINAATMINQSKTIFQAEIDSACELIDFLRFNVQYMTEIYAEQPESTSGAWNRLEYRPLEGFVYCISPFNFTAIAGNLPASAALMGNVCVWKPSDHQMLSAQVIVEVFREAGVPDGVINMVNADPVMMTDEVMTHPDFSGVHFTGSTSVFRSLWTKVGENINTYKTYPKIVGETGGKDFIVAHKSAVPAQVATAIVRGAFEFQGQKCSAASRAYIPQSMWPEVEKLIRTDVESFKMGSPEDMSNFITAVIHEGSFDKLAKYIDGAKSDPNAEVVIGGNYDKSKGWFVDPTVIVTTDPKYVTMETELFGPVITIYVYEDDKYAEMLKLVDETSEYALTGAILGQDRYAVSQATTALENCAGNFYINDKCTGAVVGQQPFGGARASGTNDKAGSKLNLLRWISPRMIKETFVTPTDYRYPFLGE, translated from the coding sequence ATGGGAAAAGGATTTTTCAAAGTCCCAGTTGCTGTAAATGAGCCTATTAAAACATATGCTCCAGGAACTGTAGAAAGAGATCAAGTGCTAGCAGCTTACAAAGAATTGTGGAATGCAAACACAGAAGTACCGCTATATATTAATGGAAAAGAAGTTAGAACAGGCGATACTGCAGCAATTAGACCACCACATGATCACCAACATGTTGTAGGTAATTATCATAGAGGTGGAAAAAAAGAAGTACAAGAAGCAATTGCAACAGCTATAGAAGCTCGTAAAACATGGTCACAATTACCATGGGAACAACGTGCAGGTATTTTCTTAAAAGCTGCAGAGCTTATTGCGGGACCATATAGAGCCCGTATTAATGCAGCAACAATGATCAACCAGTCTAAAACAATTTTCCAAGCAGAAATAGATTCGGCTTGTGAACTTATAGACTTCTTAAGGTTTAACGTTCAATATATGACTGAAATCTATGCTGAGCAACCAGAATCTACATCTGGGGCATGGAATAGATTAGAATACAGACCTCTTGAAGGATTTGTTTATTGCATATCACCATTCAACTTTACCGCTATTGCTGGTAATCTACCTGCTAGTGCCGCATTAATGGGTAATGTATGTGTGTGGAAACCTAGTGATCATCAAATGTTAAGCGCACAAGTAATAGTTGAAGTATTCAGAGAAGCAGGAGTACCAGATGGTGTGATCAATATGGTAAACGCTGATCCAGTAATGATGACTGACGAGGTGATGACTCACCCGGATTTCTCAGGTGTGCACTTCACAGGCTCAACTTCTGTATTTAGAAGCTTATGGACTAAGGTTGGAGAAAATATTAATACATACAAGACGTATCCAAAAATCGTTGGAGAAACTGGAGGAAAAGACTTTATTGTTGCTCATAAAAGTGCCGTTCCTGCTCAAGTAGCCACAGCTATTGTAAGAGGTGCGTTTGAATTCCAAGGTCAAAAATGTAGCGCAGCTTCTCGTGCCTACATACCGCAAAGTATGTGGCCTGAAGTTGAGAAACTAATTAGAACTGACGTAGAAAGTTTTAAAATGGGATCTCCAGAAGACATGAGTAATTTTATTACTGCTGTGATTCACGAAGGTTCATTTGATAAACTTGCTAAGTATATTGACGGAGCTAAAAGTGACCCAAATGCAGAAGTGGTAATAGGTGGTAATTATGACAAATCTAAAGGATGGTTTGTAGACCCAACCGTTATCGTGACTACTGATCCTAAATATGTTACCATGGAAACTGAACTATTTGGTCCTGTAATTACTATTTATGTATACGAGGATGATAAATATGCCGAAATGCTAAAACTAGTTGATGAAACTAGTGAATATGCATTAACCGGTGCTATTTTAGGTCAAGATCGCTATGCAGTATCTCAAGCAACTACAGCATTAGAAAATTGTGCAGGTAACTTCTACATCAATGATAAATGTACAGGAGCAGTAGTAGGACAACAACCATTTGGTGGTGCTCGTGCATCTGGAACTAATGATAAGGCTGGTTCTAAATTGAATCTATTACGCTGGATTTCTCCACGTATGATTAAAGAAACCTTTGTAACTCCTACAGATTACAGATATCCTTTCCTAGGGGAATAA
- a CDS encoding Omp28-related outer membrane protein, whose protein sequence is MKTANFLKMMMLFLAIGITSCSTNSTDDGTSGGNGSGGSSGVTLEASKSRVYDNTIVSFTVRDSNGAIATSSAVITVDGTPITGTTTLLTGVGTKAVQATLGTETSNTVNIDVITPSYTTKGLIEDYTGAGCGWCPRVSQGILDVHAASNGENVYAVAIHNPVFGPDPMTFAQRSVLENHFGINGYPSAVLNRDQEWNAASNHNMNVQQALSMLNSTAQVGLAIDSNVSGSTVNATIKVGFDLDQSGLKLVAFLLENGIVYPQTNYTNNWGGVSPITNFEHNDVLRTSFTDLFGDAIPADQQVGGTEYTATLSATSSGVNTTDWDIIAFVVDASGNVVNVQKAAVGTNKDFD, encoded by the coding sequence ATGAAAACAGCAAACTTTTTAAAGATGATGATGTTATTCCTTGCTATAGGAATTACATCTTGTTCTACAAATTCAACAGACGACGGAACCAGTGGTGGTAACGGCAGTGGTGGTAGTAGTGGTGTAACATTAGAGGCTAGTAAGTCAAGAGTTTATGATAATACAATCGTAAGTTTTACAGTTAGAGATTCTAATGGGGCAATTGCAACTTCATCTGCTGTTATTACAGTTGATGGTACTCCTATAACTGGAACGACTACTTTATTGACAGGAGTTGGAACAAAGGCAGTTCAAGCGACATTAGGGACTGAAACTTCAAATACTGTAAATATTGATGTTATAACTCCATCATATACTACTAAAGGGTTAATTGAAGATTATACAGGTGCTGGATGTGGATGGTGTCCTAGAGTGTCACAGGGAATTTTAGATGTTCATGCAGCTTCAAATGGTGAAAATGTGTACGCTGTCGCGATTCACAATCCTGTTTTTGGACCAGATCCTATGACGTTTGCACAACGTTCAGTTTTAGAAAATCATTTTGGTATTAATGGTTATCCTTCTGCTGTGTTAAATAGAGATCAAGAGTGGAATGCGGCTAGTAATCATAATATGAATGTTCAACAAGCGTTATCTATGTTGAATTCAACTGCTCAAGTTGGTTTAGCAATAGACTCAAATGTAAGTGGTTCAACTGTCAATGCAACTATTAAGGTAGGTTTTGACTTAGATCAATCTGGTTTAAAATTAGTAGCTTTCCTTTTAGAAAATGGTATTGTTTATCCGCAGACAAATTATACAAATAACTGGGGTGGTGTAAGCCCAATTACAAACTTTGAGCACAATGATGTTTTAAGAACTAGTTTCACAGATCTTTTTGGAGATGCTATACCAGCAGATCAGCAAGTAGGAGGAACTGAGTATACTGCAACATTATCAGCAACATCTTCCGGTGTAAACACAACTGATTGGGATATCATTGCGTTTGTAGTAGATGCTAGTGGAAACGTTGTGAACGTTCAAAAAGCAGCTGTAGGAACAAATAAAGATTTTGATTAG
- a CDS encoding TlpA family protein disulfide reductase: MKNLFIAALIFSFAFAKAQTSLPEISLKNLDGKEISLANLSDDKTVVVSLWATWCVPCIRELDTIAEVYEEMQEEINFELVAISVDDSRSTRRVKPAVMGKGWEYTVLLDPNNDVRRHLGNPNVPLTLIIKNGEIVYRHSSFTPGAEDELFEKFKEIAG; encoded by the coding sequence ATGAAAAACTTATTTATTGCAGCCCTAATTTTCAGTTTCGCTTTCGCGAAAGCACAAACGTCACTACCTGAAATCTCACTAAAAAATCTAGATGGTAAAGAGATCTCTTTAGCTAATTTAAGTGATGACAAGACTGTCGTTGTATCGCTTTGGGCAACATGGTGCGTACCTTGCATTAGAGAATTAGACACTATTGCCGAAGTTTATGAAGAAATGCAGGAAGAAATTAATTTTGAATTGGTCGCTATATCTGTTGATGATTCTCGTTCAACTCGTCGAGTAAAACCAGCAGTTATGGGCAAAGGATGGGAATACACCGTTTTATTAGATCCTAATAATGATGTAAGAAGACACTTAGGCAACCCTAATGTTCCACTTACCCTTATAATCAAAAATGGAGAAATCGTCTATCGTCATTCAAGTTTCACACCTGGTGCAGAAGATGAACTTTTTGAGAAGTTTAAAGAAATTGCTGGATAA